In the Candidatus Latescibacter sp. genome, TATAAACGGAGTTTATGAGGATGTCCTTGATGAAATTGTAAAATCCCAAGAAGCTAACCCTGGCAGGGTTTTTTACCTACAACCTTATTCAGAATCTTCGATAAAACAACTTAGAAACGGATCAACCGAGCCGTATTTCCCATTACCTCTTTACATTTCAACAACCCGTCAACTCAATCAAATATGCTACTCAGCAGATATCATTGGATGGGAAGACAAAAATGAACTATCGGCGAAAAGACTGGCATTCTTAAATGAACATATAAAAATATTTCAACCAAAAGAAGTCGAGATATATTTTGAAGTGAAGGAAAAAAAGTGCGTCAATTTAATCTCAATTAGAAACCTAACAAAATTTAGTAACCAACTGTCAACATCAAATCTAATAAAGGAGAGCGATGGAGAACCACTTAAACCGCGGACTCGCGCAGGCAGTTGGAGTTACGTTTATGCTTTACCATTATTATCAATTGATAAAACTGTTGTTAAAAAAAGACTAGACGAAGAACTGGAAAAATCTCTATCCATATCCTTAAAGGATGATGATGAAATAATAAAAAAACGTTTAGAAACTGCTCCTAAAATTCCAGAGAAAGTCCAAACCATATCATATGATTTTCGAAGAAACCCAGATGTAATTGCGGCGGTATTAAAAAGAGCTCACGGCAAATGTGAATTATGTAAATCTGATGCACCTTTTTTTAAGGCTTCAGATGGCACACCATATTTGGAAGTTCACCATTGGATCACATTATCTGAAGGAGGAGAGGACATTATTGAAAATGCTGGTGCACTATGCCCAAATTGTCATAAAAATGCGCATTTTGGGGCAAAACGAGACTTTATAAAATCTAACAAGGTGCTTGTATCCAATGTAAAAAGTCCCTCAACAGATGAACCCTGTTCGTACTAAAGAAGAACAAGATACATGAATAGATACTAGATTCCTTTTCTCACCCCTCTTTCCAGCCTTTTCCTTTCTTTATTAACTTTGCGAACTTTGCGAGAGAATAAATCAAAGATTTCATCTTGTGAATCTTGTGAATCCTGTCAAAATTTTTTTCATTCCTTTTCTTTCTCTCAGTTATTGACCCTCGAATCCGCCGTTTTCCCCATTTTCCCTTGATTACCATTCTGTAATTGCTTAATTTACAAACTTTATTCCAGCATATTTCAAAGAAGGATAATTCTATGGCAGAAACGACCAAAAAAATACTGATATTCACCGATGAAACCCTCTGCAAGGGTGTGGACGGCTGCGGTATTTGCATTCATGTGTGTCCGAAAAAAGTGTTCGAGCGTTCGAGCCGTCTGACACCCAAGGGAATCCGGCCCCCGGAGCCGGTACGGGCCGAGGATTGCAACGGGTGCAAGCTGTGTATGATCTATTGTCCCGATCTGGCGATTGTAATAGAGAAAGAAGATAAATCTGAAGTGTTGACCGAGACATGATTTACATGATTTGCATGAAATAATGATATATATTCT is a window encoding:
- a CDS encoding HNH endonuclease, whose amino-acid sequence is MEKALFINGVYEDVLDEIVKSQEANPGRVFYLQPYSESSIKQLRNGSTEPYFPLPLYISTTRQLNQICYSADIIGWEDKNELSAKRLAFLNEHIKIFQPKEVEIYFEVKEKKCVNLISIRNLTKFSNQLSTSNLIKESDGEPLKPRTRAGSWSYVYALPLLSIDKTVVKKRLDEELEKSLSISLKDDDEIIKKRLETAPKIPEKVQTISYDFRRNPDVIAAVLKRAHGKCELCKSDAPFFKASDGTPYLEVHHWITLSEGGEDIIENAGALCPNCHKNAHFGAKRDFIKSNKVLVSNVKSPSTDEPCSY
- a CDS encoding 4Fe-4S binding protein → MAETTKKILIFTDETLCKGVDGCGICIHVCPKKVFERSSRLTPKGIRPPEPVRAEDCNGCKLCMIYCPDLAIVIEKEDKSEVLTET